The following proteins are co-located in the Bacteroidales bacterium genome:
- the purQ gene encoding phosphoribosylformylglycinamidine synthase subunit PurQ, which translates to MKFGVVIFPGSNCDHDIIYVLKNIMKQEVVKLWHKDKDLQKCEFIVLPGGFSYGDYLRSGAIARFSPIMENVIQHANNGGYLMGICNGFQILCEAGLLPGTLQHNNNQKFICKNIFIKPQTKNTILTSELNPEEALKIPIAHGEGRYYIDEKELKKLNDNDQILFRYCDEKGKITPEANPNGSLENIAGICNLKRNVFGMMPHPERAADIELQNTDGRKVFESVLKNFVTV; encoded by the coding sequence ATGAAATTTGGTGTTGTTATTTTCCCGGGCTCTAATTGTGACCATGATATTATTTATGTATTGAAAAATATCATGAAACAGGAAGTTGTTAAACTATGGCATAAAGATAAAGATTTGCAAAAGTGCGAATTTATTGTTCTTCCGGGAGGTTTTTCATATGGCGATTATTTAAGGTCAGGAGCAATTGCAAGGTTTTCTCCCATTATGGAAAACGTGATTCAACATGCAAATAACGGTGGTTACCTGATGGGAATCTGCAACGGGTTCCAGATTTTATGCGAAGCTGGATTATTGCCCGGAACATTGCAGCATAACAATAATCAGAAATTTATTTGTAAAAATATTTTTATCAAACCTCAGACAAAAAATACAATTCTTACATCTGAACTTAATCCTGAAGAAGCCCTGAAAATACCTATTGCTCACGGCGAAGGAAGATATTATATTGATGAAAAAGAATTGAAGAAATTAAATGACAACGACCAAATCCTTTTCCGTTATTGCGATGAAAAAGGAAAAATAACTCCAGAAGCCAATCCCAATGGTTCACTTGAAAACATTGCAGGAATATGCAATTTAAAAAGAAATGTTTTTGGTATGATGCCACATCCTGAAAGAGCTGCTGACATTGAGCTACAAAACACAGATGGAAGAAAAGTATTTGAATCGGTACTGAAAAATTTTGTGACGGTTTAA
- a CDS encoding T9SS type A sorting domain-containing protein, whose protein sequence is MNKKIIHILIVLLFPVLINAQEIVTGLYTNPVLKDMKTIHAERKFSGMLKLPFFDDFSTVSVFPDDTLWTDKYVFINSSYCKNPPTYGVATFDALNDSGALYTNATAYSFIADSLTSNFIKLDSIYGIDTVALTIGDSVYLSFLYQPQGISNAPETEDSLVLEFYAPLTGEWKHVWSSEGSTMAQFYAKHGKWFQQVMIPITDSATYFHKGFRFRFYNYASLANNSMPSWAGNVDQWNLDYIYLDKDRSIADTAYRDIAFVEPAPSALKNYYSMPWSQYCDNPATEMKDTLYMTITNLDTVEYNSSYRFGVFNENETNVYSYDGGSWNVYPYSQAGYQNYQPHARPPVEFDYPCNSSDSASFRIVHLIKEGMVGDNHRQNDTVVFNQKFYNYYAYDDGTPEGGYGLTPANSMLAYKFTLNHPDTLRAIDMFFNQTYNNASQQYFNLTIWNDGSGSPKDIIYQQTSLKPQFEDSLNKFYRYAVNDETLILSGTFYVGWVQVTADNLNLGFDKNNDAHSNIYFNTGSGWMNSIYSGALMIHPVLGKKLPVYANISEIAENTGEIKTYPNPSSGENITICLPNKINKDNSEFIIHVFDILGNEVYKSPFSKNIDISDLQNGIYLLSITSNSSKIKYFTKLSILK, encoded by the coding sequence ATGAATAAAAAAATTATTCATATACTGATAGTATTATTATTTCCGGTACTTATAAATGCACAGGAAATAGTAACAGGATTATATACAAACCCTGTTTTAAAAGATATGAAAACAATTCATGCTGAGAGAAAATTTTCAGGAATGCTGAAGCTCCCATTTTTTGATGATTTTTCAACAGTTAGTGTTTTTCCTGATGATACTTTGTGGACAGACAAATATGTTTTTATCAATTCTTCGTATTGTAAAAATCCACCCACTTATGGTGTTGCTACTTTCGACGCGTTAAACGATTCCGGTGCGCTATATACTAACGCTACAGCTTATAGTTTTATAGCCGATTCGCTTACTTCAAATTTTATTAAGCTCGATTCAATTTATGGAATTGATACGGTTGCTTTAACTATTGGCGATTCCGTATATCTTAGTTTTTTATATCAACCGCAGGGAATTAGCAATGCTCCCGAAACCGAGGATTCACTGGTCCTTGAATTTTATGCTCCGCTAACAGGAGAATGGAAACATGTGTGGAGTTCAGAAGGAAGCACGATGGCACAGTTTTATGCAAAACATGGAAAATGGTTTCAGCAGGTAATGATTCCTATTACCGATAGTGCAACATATTTTCATAAAGGATTCCGTTTTCGTTTTTATAATTATGCAAGCCTTGCCAATAACAGCATGCCAAGCTGGGCAGGTAATGTTGACCAATGGAATTTAGATTATATCTATCTTGATAAAGATCGTAGTATTGCAGATACTGCTTATAGAGATATTGCTTTTGTTGAGCCTGCACCAAGTGCGCTGAAAAATTATTATTCCATGCCATGGTCGCAATATTGCGATAATCCTGCAACTGAAATGAAAGATACGTTATACATGACAATTACGAACCTTGATACAGTCGAATACAATTCAAGTTACAGGTTTGGTGTTTTTAATGAAAATGAAACCAATGTATACTCATACGATGGTGGTAGTTGGAATGTTTATCCGTATTCACAGGCAGGATACCAAAATTATCAACCTCATGCACGACCTCCTGTAGAATTTGATTATCCATGTAATTCCAGCGATAGCGCTTCATTCCGCATTGTTCATTTGATTAAGGAAGGCATGGTCGGCGATAATCACAGGCAAAACGATACAGTTGTATTCAATCAGAAATTTTATAATTATTATGCTTACGATGATGGTACTCCTGAAGGAGGATATGGTTTAACCCCTGCAAATTCAATGCTTGCATACAAGTTTACCTTGAATCATCCGGATACGCTTAGAGCAATTGATATGTTTTTTAACCAGACGTATAATAATGCCAGTCAGCAATATTTTAATCTTACAATATGGAATGATGGTTCGGGAAGTCCAAAAGATATTATTTATCAGCAAACAAGTTTAAAGCCGCAGTTTGAGGATAGTCTTAATAAGTTTTACAGGTACGCTGTTAACGATGAAACATTAATACTTAGCGGAACCTTTTATGTAGGCTGGGTTCAGGTTACTGCCGATAATTTAAATTTAGGCTTTGATAAAAATAATGATGCGCATTCAAATATTTATTTTAATACCGGAAGCGGATGGATGAACAGCATTTATTCCGGCGCTTTAATGATACATCCGGTACTTGGTAAAAAACTGCCTGTTTATGCAAACATATCTGAAATTGCTGAAAACACAGGAGAAATTAAAACATACCCCAATCCTTCGAGTGGTGAAAATATTACAATCTGTCTTCCAAATAAAATCAATAAGGATAATTCAGAATTTATAATTCATGTTTTTGATATTCTTGGTAACGAAGTTTATAAATCACCTTTTTCAAAAAATATTGATATTTCAGATTTGCAAAATGGAATTTATCTGCTTTCGATAACTTCAAATAGTAGTAAAATCAAGTATTTTACAAAACTTTCAATTTTAAAATAA
- a CDS encoding PASTA domain-containing protein — MGLKQFLKSKVFLKHLILSVAVTFILIWVITLLLGGITHHGEEITVPDLTGLKTEEIGEYLNDRGLDYLIIDSIYDSNGKKGTVASQDPFPNSKVKSGRVIYVTVIAILPERVAVPDLKDLTLRQSVAILETYGLKTGKLEYVKDIARNAVLKQKYNGEPIEPGRQIEKGSSIDLVVGRGEENEKTSIPFLIGKTRNEAIRLITENGLNLGDEDFEDGADTANAKVYKQSPFYTKKESVSLGSTVNLRYKSSKKFDFKAYLKKIKSDTIDNE; from the coding sequence ATGGGACTGAAACAATTTCTTAAAAGCAAAGTATTTTTAAAACATTTGATTTTATCTGTAGCGGTAACCTTTATTCTTATATGGGTAATTACACTGCTGTTAGGTGGTATTACTCATCATGGCGAGGAAATTACTGTTCCTGATCTTACCGGATTAAAGACAGAAGAGATTGGAGAATATTTAAATGATAGAGGTTTGGATTACCTGATTATTGATTCCATTTATGATTCCAATGGGAAAAAAGGTACGGTTGCCAGCCAGGACCCGTTCCCCAATTCAAAAGTAAAAAGCGGAAGAGTGATTTATGTAACGGTAATTGCTATATTACCCGAACGTGTTGCAGTTCCAGACCTGAAAGACCTTACATTAAGACAATCGGTTGCTATTCTTGAAACCTACGGACTTAAAACCGGGAAGCTCGAATATGTAAAAGATATAGCACGCAATGCTGTATTAAAGCAAAAGTATAATGGCGAACCCATTGAACCCGGAAGACAAATTGAAAAAGGTTCATCTATTGATCTTGTAGTGGGAAGGGGAGAGGAAAATGAAAAAACATCAATTCCTTTTCTTATTGGAAAAACACGTAATGAAGCAATAAGGTTGATTACTGAAAACGGTTTGAATTTAGGTGATGAAGATTTTGAAGATGGCGCCGACACAGCAAATGCTAAGGTATATAAACAAAGTCCTTTTTATACTAAAAAAGAATCGGTAAGCCTTGGAAGTACCGTTAATCTTAGATATAAATCAAGTAAAAAATTTGATTTTAAAGCATATCTTAAAAAAATTAAAAGTGATACAATTGACAATGAATAA
- a CDS encoding glycosyltransferase family 4 protein — protein MPKILFVAAHRPGRSPSQRFRFEQYIDFLKDNGFDSDFSFLVSSEDDLYLYEKGHLLKKYEFLCKSYSIRSLDLKNLKNYDCVFVQREALMFRSIKFEKAFSMHSKLVFDFDDAIWLMDVSEGNKKWKWLKNPAKTEQIIKLSHMVFAGNKYLFDYASLFNKNVKIVPTTIDTDYHKKKTLKKNNDKICIGWTGSITTIKHFRMAENFLKKIKDNFGDKIYFKLIGSETYENEKLKLKGIRWNKETEIDDLSEIDIGIMPLPNDEWTKGKCGFKGLQYMALEIPTVMSAIGVNNEIIQDGENGFLANTEEEWIEKISQLIESKELREKLGAGGRQTVIEKYSVESQKNYYLAYFKELIQL, from the coding sequence ATGCCGAAAATATTATTCGTTGCGGCTCATCGTCCCGGAAGGTCTCCCAGTCAGCGTTTCCGCTTTGAACAATATATTGATTTCTTAAAAGATAATGGCTTTGATTCCGATTTCTCATTCCTGGTTTCTTCAGAAGATGATTTGTATTTATATGAAAAAGGGCATTTGCTGAAAAAGTATGAATTCCTTTGTAAATCATACAGTATCCGTTCACTTGATCTAAAAAATTTAAAAAATTACGATTGCGTTTTTGTTCAGCGCGAAGCATTAATGTTCCGTTCCATTAAATTTGAGAAAGCTTTTAGCATGCATTCAAAATTAGTTTTCGATTTCGATGATGCCATATGGCTAATGGATGTTTCGGAAGGAAATAAAAAATGGAAATGGCTCAAGAATCCTGCAAAAACTGAGCAAATCATAAAATTATCGCATATGGTTTTTGCCGGTAATAAATATCTTTTTGATTATGCTTCGCTATTCAATAAAAATGTAAAAATTGTTCCGACAACTATCGATACCGATTATCATAAGAAGAAGACCCTGAAAAAAAATAATGATAAAATTTGTATTGGATGGACCGGAAGCATTACTACTATCAAGCATTTCAGGATGGCCGAAAATTTTCTAAAAAAAATAAAAGATAATTTCGGTGATAAGATTTATTTCAAACTGATTGGAAGCGAAACATACGAAAATGAAAAATTAAAATTAAAAGGAATACGCTGGAATAAAGAAACCGAAATTGATGACCTTTCGGAAATTGATATTGGAATTATGCCTTTACCCAATGACGAGTGGACAAAAGGGAAATGCGGGTTCAAAGGGTTGCAATATATGGCTTTGGAAATTCCCACGGTGATGTCTGCAATAGGAGTGAATAATGAAATAATTCAGGATGGTGAAAACGGGTTTCTTGCAAATACTGAAGAAGAATGGATTGAAAAAATTTCACAGTTAATTGAATCGAAAGAATTGCGTGAAAAACTTGGTGCTGGTGGAAGACAAACTGTTATTGAAAAATATTCTGTTGAATCGCAAAAAAATTATTACCTTGCATACTTCAAGGAACTAATTCAATTGTAA
- a CDS encoding D-alanine--D-alanine ligase: MSSKKNIALITGGDSGESVISLKSATIIKENIEREKYNVYTILLSGKNWTYIADDNTMSAVDKNDFSVYDNGNKILFDAVFIAIHGTPGEDGKLQGYFDMMGIPYTFSGVISSAVTFSKHFSHALADQYGVTIAKSELIRLGEKYDINDILKTTGLPCFVKPNNGGSSIGVTKVKVKEELEEAIKTAFKEDTEVQIEEFIEGIEVTCGILQKGNELIALPLTEIVPKREFFDYIAKYEPGLTDEITPARVPEEIHKKCKEISLNLFKKYNCRGVARFDFIIKNNIPYFLEVNTIPGLSTASIIPKQAQSYGISLKELFSILLDNVIKK; encoded by the coding sequence ATGTCATCAAAAAAGAATATTGCACTTATAACCGGCGGAGATTCCGGCGAATCTGTTATTTCTCTGAAAAGCGCTACCATTATCAAAGAAAACATTGAAAGAGAAAAATATAATGTTTATACTATACTGTTATCAGGGAAGAACTGGACATACATAGCTGATGACAACACCATGAGCGCCGTGGATAAAAATGATTTTTCTGTTTATGATAACGGTAATAAAATTCTTTTCGATGCAGTATTTATTGCCATTCATGGAACTCCCGGTGAAGATGGCAAACTCCAGGGATACTTTGATATGATGGGCATTCCATACACTTTTTCAGGAGTCATTTCATCGGCTGTTACTTTTAGTAAACATTTTAGTCATGCTTTAGCTGATCAATACGGAGTTACCATAGCAAAATCAGAATTAATAAGGTTAGGAGAAAAATATGATATCAATGATATTCTGAAAACCACAGGGCTTCCCTGTTTTGTAAAGCCCAATAATGGTGGCTCGAGCATTGGCGTTACCAAAGTTAAGGTAAAAGAAGAATTGGAAGAAGCCATAAAAACTGCATTTAAAGAAGATACAGAAGTTCAGATAGAAGAATTCATTGAAGGAATAGAAGTTACTTGTGGTATACTTCAGAAAGGAAATGAACTAATTGCTTTGCCATTAACCGAAATCGTACCTAAAAGAGAATTTTTTGATTATATCGCTAAATACGAACCCGGTCTTACTGATGAAATAACTCCTGCACGTGTTCCCGAAGAAATACATAAAAAGTGTAAAGAAATATCATTAAATCTTTTTAAAAAATATAATTGCAGAGGTGTTGCCCGTTTTGATTTTATCATAAAAAATAATATTCCTTATTTTCTTGAAGTAAATACCATTCCCGGATTAAGCACTGCAAGCATTATTCCCAAACAGGCTCAAAGCTACGGTATTTCATTAAAAGAATTATTTTCAATTCTTTTAGATAATGTAATTAAAAAATAA
- the hydA gene encoding dihydropyrimidinase, with translation MKSILLKNGLLISSEKEYSEDILISGEIISEIKENISSIPEDTNIIDISGKLVFPGGIDAHVHMELQTPAGPSSDDFYTGSIAAIYGGTTSFIDFVTPVKNESLIDALTERMRFAEKSLIDYSFHMGITSWKPEIAREMEIIVKKYGITSFKTYLAYKGTVGIEEAELLEVMKTAAKLNALVTVHCETGDEILRLQKKFIRENKTLPKYHALSRPVECEINSVKNVIQIAKQTKCPVYIVHTSAAGSLDAIEKAQIEGQPVFSETCPQYLFLDESLYELPLPDSLKYIISPPLRNVEDQNRLWQGIQKGSVSVIATDHCPFNLSGQKDVGISNFTKVPNGAGSIEHRLSLLYTYGVLKNKISVQQYVQLCCTNPAKIFRLNPRKGDLTKGSDADIVVWNPKIKENISSKTHHQNCDSNIFEGFETIGKPEYVFVKGKKVLEKNKINISGLKGKFISRK, from the coding sequence ATGAAATCAATTCTGTTAAAAAATGGATTATTGATTTCTTCAGAAAAAGAATATAGCGAAGATATTCTCATTTCCGGAGAAATCATTTCTGAAATAAAAGAAAATATTTCTTCAATTCCTGAAGATACCAACATTATTGACATTTCCGGTAAACTTGTTTTTCCGGGAGGCATTGATGCACATGTTCACATGGAACTTCAAACTCCGGCAGGTCCTTCGTCCGACGATTTTTATACTGGCAGCATTGCAGCAATTTACGGAGGCACCACATCATTTATTGATTTTGTTACTCCGGTTAAAAATGAATCGCTTATTGATGCACTTACTGAACGAATGAGGTTTGCCGAAAAGTCATTAATTGATTATTCATTTCATATGGGTATAACATCATGGAAGCCTGAAATAGCAAGGGAGATGGAAATTATTGTAAAAAAATACGGCATTACTTCATTTAAAACTTATTTAGCTTATAAAGGCACTGTTGGAATTGAAGAAGCAGAATTGCTTGAAGTGATGAAAACTGCAGCTAAGCTGAATGCTTTGGTAACTGTACATTGCGAGACAGGTGATGAAATTCTCCGCTTACAAAAAAAATTCATCAGGGAAAATAAAACATTACCAAAATATCATGCTTTATCACGACCCGTGGAATGTGAAATCAACTCTGTAAAGAATGTTATTCAAATTGCAAAGCAAACCAAATGCCCTGTATACATTGTTCACACATCGGCAGCAGGTTCACTTGATGCAATTGAAAAAGCCCAGATAGAAGGACAGCCGGTATTTTCCGAAACCTGTCCGCAATATTTATTTCTCGATGAATCGTTATACGAACTTCCTCTTCCCGACTCTTTAAAATATATTATAAGCCCACCGTTAAGAAATGTTGAAGACCAAAACCGCTTGTGGCAAGGCATTCAAAAAGGTTCAGTAAGTGTTATTGCTACCGATCATTGTCCGTTTAATTTATCGGGACAAAAAGATGTTGGTATTTCAAATTTTACAAAAGTGCCTAATGGTGCAGGGAGCATTGAACACCGATTATCTCTTTTATATACTTATGGCGTTCTCAAAAATAAAATTTCTGTTCAACAATACGTTCAGTTGTGCTGTACCAATCCTGCAAAAATATTCAGGCTTAATCCGCGAAAAGGTGATTTGACAAAAGGTTCCGATGCGGATATTGTTGTTTGGAATCCAAAAATTAAAGAAAATATTTCATCAAAAACGCATCATCAAAATTGCGATAGCAATATTTTCGAAGGCTTTGAAACTATCGGAAAACCTGAATATGTATTTGTTAAAGGAAAAAAAGTTCTTGAAAAAAATAAAATAAATATTTCAGGACTTAAAGGAAAATTTATTTCAAGAAAATAA
- a CDS encoding non-canonical purine NTP diphosphatase, with amino-acid sequence MQFIFATNNKHKLHEVREAVGERFKIISLDEAGIKEDIPETGITLEENAKMKAQYIFDKYHENCFADDTGLEIDAIDGRPGVYSARYAGEGCNFEDNMIKVLEEMKGRENRKARFRCVVALIINGEVMSFEGRVEGNILTRERGNKGFGYDPIFIPEGYDITFAEMSLEEKNKISHRGKAIHKLTEYLLSQSF; translated from the coding sequence ATGCAATTCATATTTGCCACGAATAATAAACACAAGCTGCATGAAGTAAGAGAAGCAGTTGGAGAACGATTTAAAATCATCAGTCTTGATGAAGCGGGGATTAAAGAAGATATTCCTGAAACAGGCATTACACTTGAAGAAAATGCAAAAATGAAAGCTCAATATATTTTTGATAAGTATCACGAAAATTGTTTTGCTGATGATACCGGCCTTGAAATCGATGCAATTGACGGGAGACCTGGAGTGTATTCTGCACGTTATGCCGGTGAAGGTTGTAACTTCGAGGATAATATGATAAAAGTTTTAGAAGAGATGAAGGGAAGAGAGAACCGTAAAGCCCGTTTCCGTTGTGTTGTTGCGCTGATAATAAATGGTGAGGTGATGAGTTTTGAAGGAAGGGTTGAAGGGAATATATTAACCAGAGAGCGCGGAAATAAAGGTTTTGGTTATGATCCTATTTTTATTCCTGAAGGGTATGATATTACTTTTGCAGAAATGTCGTTAGAAGAAAAAAATAAAATCAGCCATAGAGGTAAAGCTATACACAAGCTTACAGAATACCTGTTATCACAATCTTTCTAA
- the purD gene encoding phosphoribosylamine--glycine ligase: MRVLLLGSGGREHTFAWKMAQSPLLDELWIAPGNAGTADYGENVNINPNDFNEIKNFVLAHEVDMIVVGPEEPLVNGIVDFFNNDTELKNIPVIGPCKQAAALEGSKDFAKAFMKKYNIPTAAYQSFSANEIKDAKSFLKSMNPPYVLKADGLAAGKGVIICEDILKAETELTEMLQNRKFGNASNKVVIEQFLKGIELSSFIISDGKSYFILPEAKDYKRIGEGDTGLNTGGMGAISPVPFADDAFLLKVKDRIIEPTMNGLKQEGIEFVGFIFVGLINVNGEPYVIEYNVRMGDPETEVVLPRIKTDILEIFKAVAEKKLNEQDMEINPDYAVTVMLVSHGYPGNYAKGKLVTGCEDIKNSLVFHAGTTFKDEDVVTNGGRVIAVTSLHKEMKSALNISFQNADKINFEGKYFRKDIGADLMKFLK, translated from the coding sequence ATGAGAGTATTATTATTAGGTTCAGGCGGGAGAGAACATACTTTTGCGTGGAAAATGGCACAAAGTCCTTTGCTTGATGAATTATGGATTGCACCGGGAAATGCCGGTACTGCTGATTATGGAGAAAATGTAAACATTAACCCTAACGATTTTAATGAAATAAAAAACTTTGTGCTGGCGCATGAAGTGGATATGATTGTTGTAGGACCGGAAGAACCTTTAGTTAACGGAATTGTTGATTTTTTTAATAATGATACAGAATTAAAAAATATTCCGGTTATAGGTCCCTGCAAACAAGCTGCGGCACTTGAAGGAAGTAAGGATTTTGCTAAAGCCTTTATGAAAAAGTATAATATTCCGACTGCTGCATATCAGTCGTTCTCTGCTAATGAAATAAAAGATGCAAAAAGTTTTCTGAAAAGCATGAACCCTCCGTATGTTTTGAAAGCTGATGGATTAGCAGCCGGAAAAGGTGTTATAATATGTGAAGATATTCTGAAAGCAGAAACAGAATTAACGGAAATGCTTCAGAACAGGAAGTTTGGTAATGCCAGTAATAAAGTGGTGATTGAACAGTTTTTGAAAGGAATTGAACTTTCATCTTTTATAATTTCCGATGGAAAATCATATTTTATTCTTCCTGAAGCTAAGGACTATAAAAGGATTGGCGAAGGTGATACCGGTTTAAATACCGGTGGAATGGGCGCTATATCGCCGGTTCCATTTGCTGATGATGCTTTTTTGCTAAAAGTAAAAGACAGAATTATTGAGCCAACAATGAACGGATTAAAACAGGAAGGGATTGAATTTGTAGGTTTTATTTTTGTGGGTTTGATAAATGTAAACGGCGAACCTTACGTAATTGAATATAACGTAAGGATGGGCGATCCGGAAACAGAAGTCGTTTTACCCCGCATTAAAACAGATATACTTGAAATATTTAAAGCTGTTGCAGAAAAAAAATTGAATGAACAGGATATGGAAATCAATCCTGATTATGCCGTTACTGTGATGCTTGTTTCACATGGTTATCCTGGCAATTACGCTAAAGGAAAATTAGTTACAGGATGCGAAGATATTAAAAACAGTTTGGTGTTTCATGCCGGAACCACATTTAAAGATGAAGACGTAGTAACAAACGGAGGGCGCGTTATTGCTGTTACTTCATTGCATAAAGAAATGAAATCGGCATTAAATATTTCATTTCAAAATGCTGACAAAATAAATTTTGAAGGAAAATATTTTAGAAAAGATATTGGCGCCGACCTGATGAAGTTTTTAAAATAA
- a CDS encoding ribonuclease HII, whose amino-acid sequence MLLASYTNDLIEAGCDEAGRGCLAGPVFAAAVILPATYKNKLLNDSKKISPDNREKLRKDIQKKAIAWAVAEVSNKEIDRINILNASIAAMHKAIKKLKVKPQLLLIDGNRFKKYDDIPHKTIVGGDGLYMSIAAASILAKTYRDEYMIKLDKECPAYHWGKNKGYPTEAHYEAIQKEGISIHHRRTFNLNPQIKLEF is encoded by the coding sequence ATGTTATTAGCTTCATATACCAATGATTTGATAGAAGCAGGTTGCGATGAAGCAGGTCGTGGGTGCCTTGCAGGTCCTGTATTTGCTGCTGCTGTGATTTTACCTGCAACATATAAAAATAAATTACTTAACGATTCAAAAAAAATTTCTCCCGATAATCGCGAGAAGTTAAGAAAAGATATTCAGAAAAAGGCTATTGCATGGGCTGTTGCTGAAGTTTCGAATAAAGAAATCGACAGGATAAATATTTTAAATGCCTCAATTGCGGCAATGCACAAGGCAATAAAAAAATTAAAAGTCAAACCACAGTTACTACTTATCGACGGGAACCGTTTTAAAAAATATGATGATATTCCTCATAAGACCATTGTTGGTGGCGATGGATTGTACATGTCGATTGCAGCAGCTTCAATATTAGCGAAAACTTATCGCGATGAATATATGATAAAACTGGATAAAGAATGTCCTGCATATCATTGGGGAAAGAATAAAGGGTATCCTACAGAAGCGCATTACGAGGCAATTCAGAAGGAAGGTATCAGCATACATCATCGCCGTACCTTCAATTTGAATCCGCAAATAAAATTAGAATTTTAA
- a CDS encoding RluA family pseudouridine synthase, with protein MSEEFEVLDEEQEMYEHYRFVVDKGQSLLRIDKYLMNRIEGVSRSKIQAAANAGNILVNKNSVKPNYKVKPCDIISIVLAQPPREIELIPQNIPINIVYEDDDIIIINKEPGMVVHPGYGNYTGTLVNALIYHFQQSEKNNENVKPFLVHRIDKNTSGIILVAKNEIAQAKLAKEFFDHTIKRKYHALVWGDFKEEEGTITGNIARSLKDRKIMAVFQDEEIGRSAITHYRVLERFGYITLIECQLETGRTHQIRVHMKYAGHPLFNDETYGGDYILKGTTFSKYKQFIENCFNILPRQALHAKSLGFKHPATGEEIFFDSDLPHDMQAVIVKWRKYISDKKNEFEE; from the coding sequence ATGTCAGAAGAATTTGAAGTCCTCGACGAAGAGCAGGAAATGTATGAACATTATCGCTTTGTAGTTGATAAAGGTCAGAGCCTGCTGAGGATTGATAAATACCTAATGAATCGCATTGAAGGAGTTTCACGAAGTAAAATTCAGGCAGCAGCAAATGCCGGAAATATTCTGGTGAATAAGAATTCAGTAAAGCCTAATTATAAAGTAAAACCTTGTGATATAATTTCTATCGTGCTGGCTCAGCCTCCGCGCGAAATAGAATTGATTCCACAGAATATTCCTATCAACATTGTTTATGAAGATGATGATATTATTATAATAAATAAAGAACCGGGAATGGTTGTTCACCCGGGTTATGGCAATTATACAGGAACATTGGTCAATGCATTGATTTATCATTTTCAGCAATCAGAAAAAAATAATGAAAACGTAAAACCATTTCTTGTTCATCGTATTGATAAAAATACCTCGGGAATAATTTTGGTTGCTAAAAATGAAATAGCACAGGCTAAGCTGGCAAAAGAATTTTTTGATCATACCATAAAAAGAAAATATCATGCGCTGGTTTGGGGCGATTTTAAAGAGGAAGAGGGTACAATTACCGGGAATATTGCGCGTAGTTTGAAAGATAGAAAAATTATGGCTGTTTTCCAGGATGAAGAAATTGGCAGATCGGCAATAACACATTACAGGGTACTTGAGCGTTTTGGTTATATCACTTTAATTGAATGCCAGCTGGAAACAGGTCGTACTCACCAGATACGGGTACACATGAAATATGCGGGACATCCGCTTTTTAATGATGAAACTTATGGCGGGGACTATATTTTAAAAGGAACGACTTTTTCAAAATATAAACAGTTTATAGAAAATTGTTTTAATATCCTTCCGCGACAGGCGCTGCATGCAAAATCGCTCGGGTTTAAACATCCTGCAACAGGAGAAGAAATATTCTTTGATTCCGATTTACCGCACGATATGCAGGCTGTTATTGTGAAATGGAGAAAATATATTTCAGATAAAAAAAATGAATTTGAAGAATAA